A single region of the Salvia miltiorrhiza cultivar Shanhuang (shh) chromosome 8, IMPLAD_Smil_shh, whole genome shotgun sequence genome encodes:
- the LOC131000930 gene encoding putative lipid-transfer protein DIR1, translated as MEGSKLIILVALAVVAAAAISVNAKGDADGTICGVTQSELMECKPAVATGTETPPKPTAACCFSLKHANLTCFCTFKNNKYLPLFGIDVTRAMKLPSTCDPTQTASCT; from the coding sequence ATGGAAGGCTCAAAACTGATAATCCTAGTTGCCCTAGCTGTGGTAGCTGCAGCAGCCATATCCGTGAACGCAAAGGGAGATGCAGACGGCACCATCTGTGGCGTCACCCAGAGCGAGCTCATGGAGTGCAAGCCGGCGGTGGCGACGGGAACCGAGACGCCGCCGAAGCCCACGGCCGCCTGCTGCTTCTCCCTGAAGCACGCCAACCTCACGTGCTTCTGCACCTTCAAGAACAACAAGTATCTGCCCCTCTTCGGAATCGACGTGACACGAGCCATGAAGCTGCCTTCCACATGCGATCCAACCCAAACTGCATCTTGCACCTAA
- the LOC131000896 gene encoding probable NAD(P)H dehydrogenase (quinone) FQR1-like 2 — protein MGKGGGCIPSKHKASAAIPNQTAALSVSERSISFEGQSPRKLRILIVFYSMYGHVEALAREMKEGVDEVEGVEGVLYRIPETLAPQALEQMQVPPKDDGIPVISAEQLVEADGLLFGFPARYGSMAAQMKAFFDSTGALWRDQKLAGVPAGFFVGTGTQGGGQETTAWTAITQLAHHGMVYVPIGYTFEEGMWESERIRGGSPYGAGVISGDGTTGGPSQTELALAHHQAKYMASIVKRFAIP, from the exons ATGGGTAAAGGAGGAGGGTGCATACCAAGCAAACACAAGGCATCTGCGGCAATACCCAATCAAACTGCAGCCCTTTCAGTGAGCGAAAGATCCATCTCATTTGAAGGTCAAAGCCCAAGAAAGTTGAGAATCTTGATCGTCTTCTATTCAATGTACGGCCATGTAGAGGCCCTTGCGAGGGAGATGAAGGAAGGTGTTGATGAGGTTGAAGGCGTGGAGGGGGTCTTGTATCGGATTCCGGAGACATTGGCACCGCAAGCTTTGGAGCAAATGCAGGTGCCTCCCAAGGATGATGGCATTCCGGTTATATCGGCAGAGCAGTTGGTGGAGGCTGATGGCTTGCTGTTCGGCTTCCCGGCCAGGTATGGCTCCATGGCCGCGCAGATGAAGGCCTTTTTCGACTCCACGGGGGCGCTGTGGAGGGACCAGAAGCTTGCCGGAGTGCCCGCGGGCTTCTTTGTGGGCACCGGAACACAAGGAGGCGGCCAGGAAACAACTGC TTGGACAGCAATTACACAGTTAGCACATCATGGGATGGTGTATGTGCCGATTGGATATACATTTGAGGAAGGAATGTGGGAAAGTGAGAGGATAAGAGGGGGTTCCCCCTATGGAGCTGGAGTTATCAGTGGCGATGGCACAACTGGAGGACCCTCACAAACTGAACTGGCTCTTGCTCATCACCAAGCCAAATACATGGCTTCCATTGTCAAGAGATTTGCTATACCATAA
- the LOC131000859 gene encoding pseudouridine kinase isoform X1 yields the protein MGRGLDNEAEAVVIGGMVLDVYATPSTATNRGTTAPGKVRYALGGVARNIAECMSKLGAKPYMISAVGFDLAGNMLLEPWRAAGLSLEGIKRSKDIDTATVCIIFDGKGELAAAVAGVESIEKFVTPEWITNFKINICSAPIVMVDANLSPPALLASCQIAAECGIPLWFEPVSVVKSKRVASIAKLITYTSPNEDELIAMANALSSGDKFLPVQKDGKTVRTSIKSLFEKLKPAIWVLLEEGIKVVLVTLGSHGVFLCFKAIDGVKKRNPCKNSPYSRKLYEAVNLSCPQDGILGTPKSKGNYYVAIHFPALPASVVTLVGAGDCLVGGTLASICVGLDIMQSVAAGMASAKGAIETESTVPAKYELSRIADDAGTIYSEAKVVFCESKL from the exons ATGGGTCGAGGTTTAGATAACGAAGCAGAAGCAGTAGTGATTGGAGGAATGGTACTTGACGTTTATGCCACCCCTTCTACGGCTACTAATCGAGGAACCACTGCTCCTGGAAAG GTTCGCTATGCATTAGGCGGTGTAGCAAGAAATATTGCGGAGTGTATGTCAAAGCTTGGAGCAAAGCCTTACATGATAAGTGCTGTGGGCTTTGACTTGGCAG GAAATATGCTCCTGGAACCTTGGAGAGCTGCTGGGTTATCTTTAGAAG GCATCAAGAGAAGCAAGGATATTGATACAGCTACTGTCTGCATCATATTTGATGGTAAAGGAGAACTGGCTGCTGCTGTCGCTGGCGTTGAATCAATT GAAAAGTTTGTTACTCCTGAGTGGATTACAAATTTCAAGATCAACATATGTTCTGCCCCTATAGTGATGGTTGATGCAAATTTAAGTCCTCCTGCTCTTCTGGCTTCTTGCCAAA TTGCAGCAGAATGCGGAATTCCTTTATGGTTTGAGCCAGTTTCAGTTGTGAAATCCAAAAGAGTTGCTTCCATTGCGAAACTC ATCACCTATACCTCACCCAATGAAGATGAACTCATAGCTATGGCAAATGCTTTGTCATCTGGTGATAAATTCTTACCGGTACAAAAGGATGGCAAGACTGTCAGGACCTCCATTAAATCATTGTTTGAAAAGTTAAAGCCGGCGATATGGGTTTTGCTGGAGGAAGGTATCAAAGTAGTATTGGTCACCCTTGGATCACATGGGGTATTCTTATGCTTCAAAGCAATAGATGGAGTAAAGAAACGCAATCCTTGTAAAAATAGTCCTTACAGCAGAAAACTATATGAAGCAGTAAATTTAAGTTGCCCACAAGATGGGATTTTAGGTACTCCCAAGTCCAAGGGAAACTATTATGTGGCCATACATTTTCCTGCACTCCCTGCTTCTGTAGTCACGCTTGTTGGTGCAGGTGATTGCTTAGTCGGTGGTACATTAGCTTCGATTTGTGTTGGTTTAGATATAATGCAAAGCGTAGCAGCTGGGATGGCATCGGCAAAAGGGGCCATTGAAACAGAGAGCACCGTCCCTGCGAAATATGAATTAAGCAGAATTGCAG ATGATGCGGGTACTATTTACAGTGAAGCAAAAGTTGTGTTTTGTGAGTCAAAGTTGTGA
- the LOC131000859 gene encoding pseudouridine kinase isoform X2 codes for MLLEPWRAAGLSLEGIKRSKDIDTATVCIIFDGKGELAAAVAGVESIEKFVTPEWITNFKINICSAPIVMVDANLSPPALLASCQIAAECGIPLWFEPVSVVKSKRVASIAKLITYTSPNEDELIAMANALSSGDKFLPVQKDGKTVRTSIKSLFEKLKPAIWVLLEEGIKVVLVTLGSHGVFLCFKAIDGVKKRNPCKNSPYSRKLYEAVNLSCPQDGILGTPKSKGNYYVAIHFPALPASVVTLVGAGDCLVGGTLASICVGLDIMQSVAAGMASAKGAIETESTVPAKYELSRIADDAGTIYSEAKVVFCESKL; via the exons ATGCTCCTGGAACCTTGGAGAGCTGCTGGGTTATCTTTAGAAG GCATCAAGAGAAGCAAGGATATTGATACAGCTACTGTCTGCATCATATTTGATGGTAAAGGAGAACTGGCTGCTGCTGTCGCTGGCGTTGAATCAATT GAAAAGTTTGTTACTCCTGAGTGGATTACAAATTTCAAGATCAACATATGTTCTGCCCCTATAGTGATGGTTGATGCAAATTTAAGTCCTCCTGCTCTTCTGGCTTCTTGCCAAA TTGCAGCAGAATGCGGAATTCCTTTATGGTTTGAGCCAGTTTCAGTTGTGAAATCCAAAAGAGTTGCTTCCATTGCGAAACTC ATCACCTATACCTCACCCAATGAAGATGAACTCATAGCTATGGCAAATGCTTTGTCATCTGGTGATAAATTCTTACCGGTACAAAAGGATGGCAAGACTGTCAGGACCTCCATTAAATCATTGTTTGAAAAGTTAAAGCCGGCGATATGGGTTTTGCTGGAGGAAGGTATCAAAGTAGTATTGGTCACCCTTGGATCACATGGGGTATTCTTATGCTTCAAAGCAATAGATGGAGTAAAGAAACGCAATCCTTGTAAAAATAGTCCTTACAGCAGAAAACTATATGAAGCAGTAAATTTAAGTTGCCCACAAGATGGGATTTTAGGTACTCCCAAGTCCAAGGGAAACTATTATGTGGCCATACATTTTCCTGCACTCCCTGCTTCTGTAGTCACGCTTGTTGGTGCAGGTGATTGCTTAGTCGGTGGTACATTAGCTTCGATTTGTGTTGGTTTAGATATAATGCAAAGCGTAGCAGCTGGGATGGCATCGGCAAAAGGGGCCATTGAAACAGAGAGCACCGTCCCTGCGAAATATGAATTAAGCAGAATTGCAG ATGATGCGGGTACTATTTACAGTGAAGCAAAAGTTGTGTTTTGTGAGTCAAAGTTGTGA
- the LOC131000841 gene encoding polyol transporter 5-like produces the protein MADANGVAAFDPPPKPKRNKYALACSFLASMTSILLGYDIGVMSGAILYIQKDLDISDNQKQVVMGILNVYSLLGSAAAGRTSDWIGRRYTIVFAGAIFFVGALLMGFATTYAFLMVGRFVAGVGVGYALMIAPVYTAEVSPAASRGFLTSFPEVFINFGILLGYVSNFGFSKLPQNLGWRFMLGVGAVPSVFIALGVLAMPESPRWLIMQGRLGDAKVVLDKTSDSPEESKLRLADIKEAAGIPQDCDDDIVAVSKKSHGEGVWRDLLFRPTPAVRHILICAVGIHFFQQATGIDSVVLYSPEIFKRAGIKDATHQLLATMAVGFVKTLFILVATFLLDKSGRRALLLSSVAGMIVSLAGLAIGLTVIEHEQSGRRLMWPIALCLASILSYVALFSIGMGPITWVYSTEIFPLRLRAQGCSMGVAANRVTSGVISMSFLSLTKAISIGGAFFLYAGVAVIALVFFYLLYPETQGRTLEEMDTLFGTFFRWRATAKAIKENQNKATS, from the exons ATGGCCGACGCCAACGGTGTCGCCGCCTTCGACCCTCCTCCGAAACCCAAAAGAAACAAGTATGCTCTTGCTTGTTCTTTCTTGGCTTCCATGACCTCCATCTTACTCGGTTACG ATATAGGAGTGATGAGCGGCGCAATACTCTACATTCAGAAAGACCTTGATATATCGGATAACCAAAAACAGGTGGTAATGGGCATTCTCAACGTCTACTCGCTCCTGggatccgccgccgccggccgcACCTCCGACTGGATCGGCCGCCGCTACACCATTGTTTTCGCCGgggccatcttctttgtcggcGCGCTGCTCATGGGCTTCGCCACCACCTACGCCTTCCTCATGGTTGGCCGCTTTGTCGCCGGCGTCGGCGTTGGCTACGCGCTCATGATAGCTCCCGTCTACACGGCCGAGGTTTCGCCGGCCGCCTCCCGCGGCTTCCTCACTTCTTTCCCCGAAGTCTTCATCAATTTTG GCATTTTACTAGGGTATGTTTCAAACTTCGGCTTCTCGAAACTCCCACAGAACTTAGGGTGGAGATTCATGCTGGGCGTGGGCGCGGTTCCTTCCGTCTTCATCGCCTTAGGCGTCCTGGCCATGCCGGAGTCGCCGCGGTGGCTCATCATGCAGGGCCGCCTCGGCGACGCCAAGGTGGTCCTCGACAAGACCTCCGACTCCCCCGAGGAATCGAAGCTCCGCCTGGCGGACATCAAGGAGGCCGCCGGGATCCCCCAGGACTGCGACGACGACATCGTGGCCGTCTCCAAGAAGAGCCACGGCGAGGGCGTGTGGCGCGACCTCCTCTTCCGGCCCACGCCGGCCGTGCGCCACATCCTCATATGCGCCGTGGGGATCCACTTCTTCCAGCAGGCCACCGGCATCGACTCCGTGGTCCTCTACAGCCCGGAGATATTCAAGCGCGCGGGAATCAAAGACGCCACGCACCAGCTACTCGCGACGATGGCCGTCGGGTTCGTGAAGACGCTCTTCATTTTAGTGGCAACGTTTCTGTTGGATAAGAGCGGGCGGCGGGCCCTGCTTCTGTCGAGCGTGGCGGGGATGATCGTGTCTCTGGCGGGGCTGGCGATCGGGCTGACGGTGATCGAGCACGAGCAGTCGGGGCGGAGATTGATGTGGCCGATCGCGCTGTGCTTGGCGTCGATACTGTCGTACGTGGCGCTTTTCTCGATCGGGATGGGGCCCATCACGTGGGTGTACAGCACGGAGATTTTCCCGCTGAGGCTGAGGGCGCAGGGCTGCAGTATGGGCGTGGCAGCGAATCGGGTGACCAGTGGGGTGATCTCAATGTCGTTTTTGTCCCTCACAAAGGCCATCAGCATCGGAGGGGCCTTCTTTTTGTACGCCGGAGTTGCCGTAATTGCCCTTGTCTTCTTTTACCTTTTATACCCGGAGACGCAGGGGAGGACTCTTGAGGAGATGGACACTTTGTTCGGGACTTTCTTCCGCTGGAGGGCCACGGCCAAGGCTATAAAAGAAAACCAAAACAAGGCTACTAGCTGA
- the LOC131000900 gene encoding uncharacterized protein LOC131000900 — translation MDTDDNGVNRKRKHDFLTLTLAAAAGTSPPPPPPQQQQQQQPRIMMPPSETPPTLYQRRRPRRKPSRMPAAGKSATIPPPYPWADEGRATVRSLSYLRENGITAIHGDVQCRKCEQKFMMEFDLEQKFGEISTYVAEKKAGMRHRAPNMWRNPALPRCGFCNHEGSVKPVISDKKRSINWLFLFLGQMLGCCTLEQLKYFCKHTKNHRTGAKDRVLFLAYLGLCRQLDPNGPFDV, via the coding sequence ATGGACACCGACGATAATGGAGTGAACAGAAAGAGAAAGCACGACTTCTTAACCCTGACTCTCGCCGCCGCGGCCGGTACCtcaccgccaccgccgccgccgcagcaacagcaacagcagcagccacGAATCATGATGCCCCCGTCGGAGACGCCGCCCACCCTCTACCAGCGCCGGCGACCGAGGCGGAAGCCCTCCCGGATGCCGGCGGCGGGGAAGAGCGCGACAATTCCGCCGCCGTATCCGTGGGCGGACGAGGGGCGCGCGACGGTGCGCAGCCTGAGCTACCTCCGCGAGAACGGGATCACGGCGATCCACGGCGACGTGCAGTGCAGGAAGTGCGAGCAGAAGTTCATGATGGAATTCGATCTGGAGCAGAAATTCGGCGAGATCTCGACGTACGTGGCGGAGAAGAAAGCCGGGATGCGGCATCGGGCCCCCAATATGTGGAGGAATCCGGCCCTCCCGAGATGCGGCTTCTGCAATCACGAAGGCAGCGTCAAGCCCGTCATTTCCGACAAGAAGAGGAGCATTAATTGGCTCTTTCTGTTTCTCGGCCAAATGCTCGGCTGCTGCACTCTCGAACAGCTCAAATATTTCTGCAAACACACCAAGAATCATCGCACCGGCGCCAAAGATCGGGTTCTCTTCCTCGCTTATTTGGGCTTATGCAGGCAGCTTGATCCAAACGGGCCCTTCGATGTCTGA